DNA from Triplophysa dalaica isolate WHDGS20190420 chromosome 9, ASM1584641v1, whole genome shotgun sequence:
TGGAATTTTCTCAGGGGGGTCGTGATGAgatttctttttcattaaacattttaataatttaattatcaCTCGGAGATAGTCTGCAGCGTGTTTAACGGTGTTGGGATACACGCCATATAAAATGACTCGCTTGTGTATTTTAATTCGGTATTAATGAGCAATTTGTAGTTTGTAAGTTGGCACTGCAGTACACAACAACAAGACAAGCATGATACCGATGTTTGATCAGAAAGACTGCTACAAATTACACCAATATGCAAACAACTAATGTGCATGTGTTCTTGTCATTGTATTCAGATAACACAACTGAAGATTGATAATAATCCCTTTGCCAAAGGCTTCAGAGACACGGGGAACGGAAGGAGAGAAAAAAGGTATGTCTGAGACTTCCATAGTGTGCGTGCACTATTGcgaaatgtatttaaactgcATAGGATCCATGACACACTCCGGGCCTTGCgacattattttgtttcatgGCTTAACTTTTAGTCAAGCATATCAATTTCctctcttttctgtttttgtaactTCTGGACtttgttttattcctgtttcaGGAAACAGTTGACCCTTCCGTCATTACGCATGTATGAGGATCAATGCAAAGTGGACCGCGATGGCGGAGAGTCTGATGCTTCCTCAAGCGAAGCTGCAGCGGGTAGAGATGCTGGTCATTCACCAGAACCCGTTTCAAGTCCTCTCACATTTAACCGGAGCAGCAGAGGTAGGTCTAAATCTATAGATCAATTATGTTGTTATGCTTTAGGATCAGTGAGAGAAAACAGGCCTACGTATCGTGTAATTTACAAAACGTTTCGTTTTGGTTTCAGTGGTTTTGAAAACGATTGAATTAATTGAcaaagtaatttaaataaagcatATACCAAGATAATTGGTCGACAAATTAGTGATGTGGAAGAGCAACAAGTTTGAAGCCAGAGCTATGTTTCGTAGAAAAACATTAGCTTTGTTTGAAGACAACGTAATAATTGAACAGTcgtatttaatgttaatttattttgtattttttggatacatttacatttattcatttggcagacgtttacTACAATTTTTACACGTCCCGATTACTCCTTATAGGTGTTCCCCCATCAATCCCCTCAGGCCTATTCCAGCCATCACACTTATTTTGTGACTTAATATTTATagtgataaatgtaaatgattgcTAATTGAAtggggttttgtttttttgtcacttttaGACAAGTTGGCCACGTTTTTTCTGTGAATGATTATTGTGCTTAGGGGATATGAATGAACATAATATGCTGTTAAACGTCTGCCCCTTCCTGATTGTTAACTCACTACAAGTATATTAAGACATCTGTGGATGCATGGGTAattgctaataaaatatttacttttgcaGAGGACAAAACATGCAGTGACAGTGAACACGAACTGGACAACCAAGATGAGCGATGTGGAGGCTCAAGCAGTCCGGGGCCCGAACCGCCATCTCCATTCCGGTCGAGATGTGAGGAGCGTGGACGCGAGAAACCTGTTTTAGAGAAGAAAGACGATTACATCGACTCCAGAAAATCAAGCGATTCAATATTTAGCATCAGAAATctggaaaaagacaaaatagAGAGCAGGCCAAGGAAGGACACAGACTTGTCAAAGAAGGACGTGGAAAACAGGGGTCTCAGCAGCAGTAAAGACAGCTTCTCCCCTCTAATGGTACAGACAGAAAGCCCTTCGCATTTTGGGGCAGGGCACCTTCAGAGTTTGGCGCTCTCCGGCCTACACAGTCAACAGTTCTTTAACCCACTAAACTCCGGACAACCTCTATTATTTCACCCTGGACAGTTTGCCATGGCACCTGGAGCGTTTACAGCCATGGGTATGGGACATCTATTAGCTTCCGTTTCAGGAGCTGGTCTTGAAAATGGAAGCCTGTCGGCACAGGGTACCGGAGGCAGCGCGAGTTCTTTTCCGTTTCATCTGTCTCAACACATGCTCGCCTCTCAGGTGAGTCAACTCTCTCCATTAAAATTTAAATCGTTGTCATGATACGCCGTGTCTGGTTATGTTAgcatgtgaattttttttttgatttgttAGGATGTGTCTTGATTTCATAGATAAGAAATTATTTTCCTATTCAACAGTGACTTTCAAGAAATATTCACCTTTATGACAATTAATTACGAAtgatttaatattacaaaaaatataggCCTGAtgctaaatcatttaaataataacataaagcacacaattacacaaaattaTTGAACACCTCATTTGTGAacaaaattaatacattttactatatatttatatgtgaacgtgtaataataaataacatttacttCCATTGATTTTGTTAGCCAATGCCTAAATTATCAGTGAGGAATATAATTTACGTTTGTCTCAAAAACAGGTTACAGTAAAAAAGCTCTTTAAATCTTCTCTTAAACTCTTCAAGCTGTTGTATATTCAGGCAGCTAAcgaatttgttttctttcagggCATTCCGATGCCAACCTTCGGTGGACTTTTCCCGTACCCGTACACTTACATGGCTGCGGCAGCTGCGGCGGCCTCCGCCCTTCCAGCTAGCAGCAGCACGGCCTCCTCGCTCTCCAGGAACCCGTTTCTGAGCGGATCCGCTCACCCGCGACTGCGATTCAACCCTTACCAGCTCCCCGTGTCTATCCCGAAAAGCACAAACCTGCTTACCACCGGATTGCCAAGCGGCCTTAACCCCTCATCCGAATCCTCAAAGTGCTGTAGCAGGGAGACGAGTCCTGTGCCTGACCAGCATAACCACAAACCAGGTGTCAGTCAGAGAACCGGTTCAACTAAAACAACGATGAAGGAATCCATCAATGAACTCCAGAACATACAGAGACTAGTAAGCGGCATAGAGAGTCAGCGGGACACTTCCTCACCTAGGGATTCTCCCAAGTGATCAAGCGACCCTAAACCTATCCAGGGCATGACTTGAATTGCCAGAGGATTTTATTAAGCGGTTCTCTGCGACACATTTCATTACGTACTGTTTTACGCATGGATGACTGAGCGGAGAAAAGCAAACAAGTCAAGAAGTAAAAAATTTTTGAAGTACCATATATTGGACTTGGTGCTCTTGCGGTGGATATCTACGTAGAAAGTGATGCGAAGACAATCTACAGTGTAGCCTCATTGACTCTGTGTAGAACCTGTTGACAAGACCACACCAATCTTTTGAGGGGACGAGAGGAATTGAGAAATAGAATAAAGTTGTACGTGTTGTCAATAGGATCACTTCTAGTCGCAATATCTAAAGGGTGATTCAAACAAGATCTGTAGACTTGAAAACAAAGCTTCAACCCAAAAAggagaacaaaacacacaaaacaaggaAACATTTAAAAGGATATTTCAAAAGGGATGATAAGTGGACCGTTAGATCCGACAGGCAGACATACCTGAActatttaatgtaattattaataaaagaaaacctAATTCTGTAAATAAGCTACAAGAACCTAAGAATATGCAAATTGGTATTAATTTATTCAAAGCTGTACATTTGCGTGTACATAATATTTAGAGTTTAACTCATTGCTTTTTTTTCCTCACAAtggttattgtaaatgaaagttATAGCGTTTGATGTTTGGAGACAGAAGGTGTTCTCTGTGATGCGTTGCTGTTTAATCTGCCTGTGACACGCATTGAAAGCGTGCGCCATCATTGCATTGTAGCAGTCGCTGTAAAGACACTTATTACATCGGAGAAACTTATCTGCGGGACTCACAAGGTTTGGAAAGCCTCAGGTTAATGTACTCCAACACAGAAGAGACCGACATTCCTCTTCTTGAGCtgtttatataaagaaatatgaacGTGTCCCGTCTTGCTGGCTGTCcggatttttgttgttgttgttgtaggaTTCTTTcacaatttcaataaaaaaaatcaatgtttaaatattttaactgtATGCCACTTAATGCattaacaattttaaataatgtcGTTTTAACGTTTCAAGAAggtgttttataaacataaacataaaactgttcatattataaaaaagtcaaatgcACTACAGATAACACTGAGCAATccaaaaacaatttgttttaaacagcagAAAGCTGGTCCACACAAACACGCTTTTGGATAAATGGATATTTCCGTTTATGACTTTTGTGGAAGGACAAAGAAAACTCGCAGCAGGGTTCACAAATTTTTGTGTATTGGCCCAGCTGAAGCAAATGCTATTGCGCCCTCTGTCGTGCACTCCACAGTGTAGTTCACTATGAACTTTGCAGCCCTCACCAATATCAACGTGATTTTAAGACACTGGCAGCTACAAAGTCGTATTTTATTGCATGTGCAAAAATGTTAATTGCTatagtttttattgttattttacaaacaGTTGAAACAACAGCAACACAACAGGCAAATCTATTTCTACTACTATCATTACTTCTAACACAACATGTTATGATGATGAtgcttattattaatattaataatactaataacaAACAATGTATAAACTTAGTTAAAAAGATACAATCAGGGAACAAGAACCAGAGGTCTGAATTAGAATTCCTTATTGTTTATAGAATTTCCTGTGGAGTATAATGCCACCTATTGTAGGCTATTATTTTAACCTATTTATAGGCATGGAGCTGTAATGTACGATTATTTATAGACAATGCTGGAGTCATGAACAGCACCACCCTCGACCCTCCCCACCTCCTTTCCTTCATTCTCTTTGAGCGACCCAAATATGCTGTGCGCACTTTGGCAACGACCATTAACCATTTGGGGGCAACCAGAATCGTCCTATAGACAATTTAAGAGATTAGATATGCTGTACAGCAGAGGTAAAAATTAGGGGCAAACTAGTTTCATGTTATAGTGAAAGGGTTAAGTGCTGCAGCTCGGGAGGTTAGGGAGGATGAGTGTTTGGACGCCTAGTCACTTTGCTGCAGACAGTCCTTTGTCCAGCAACCGGCGCCTGTCGCCTGCCTGCCGGCCATGCAGCCTCCCCACACCCGCGTACAAAGGCTCAGATCCCGAGAGTTACAGCTCCTAATTAGAGATCCCCCCTtgtttctgttcttttctttctcgTGCAATACCCACAAGCCCTCGTTTTCATTAAGGGCCCATTGTTGAACGCTGTTATGTTCAATTAACAGAGCGAACAACGCGACGTTACTCTTTGTCCAAACGAATCAGTCAATGACCAATCAATCAATAAGAAGTTATGGTGCTGCCGTGTAACAGAAATACAAGTGattatgtttatgtatttatctttAAGTTAACAGAATCGGAAAGTGAGAAAAACCACACCTGAAGCACACTGACCGCAGGTGACACAGAAGCCAATTACCAATCGTCTCaatatattaatacaaaaatagaCAAAAGGACCTTTGACAACGTGTGGTTTCTCACAGTACCTCTGGTAAAGTTCTTTATCTGCAGGAGCTGAAACTGAACACTGAGAAGCTTGAAAATCTATGAAGGCACTGAGGGGTTGAGATGACTTGTTGCTGATATCATTCAGTTCTTCGAAACACAGAAATAGCCTACTGTATAAAGAACAGAGAGCCAAGAGACGGACACTTTGAATACACACTTTGGAGCtatgttaatttaaaaagaaaacacaaaattaaaatgattgtgtATGATTCCAATATGgtttacaaaaatgcaatatttttaaatgagcaTTTCTTTTGGGCATTTGGGGGCACTTTGTTGTGACGcaatgttcaataaaacaaatataaaaaacatattaatgctatttaaatcattatatgattatattttatgtaaaaaatgtatcatattGGTTGGTCAAAAAATatagcaatttaaaaaaattaacacgATACAAATGTGACACTTGTTCTGacgattataaaaaaaaaaaaaaaaaaaaaatttaatttttaatttaaatttgcaGGGTTATGAATTATTTCAAataaccaaaatgaaaatcGACCAACCAAAGTGCTAGGGAAAAGTTAACAAATTTGTGTATTCGGACTTTTGACTAGTGGAATTGAATTGTGAACTTTTATCATTCTCTATTTTTGCATTCTCCCTTCGATTCTGATCgtgttattttcataactttacATAAAAATCATTGTCAGGTTTCTCAGAGTTTCTCAGTTAACTTTTAAGAGTTGACTGTCTACATAATTTCTATCGTTTTAAGTTGCGTATTATGTAGCTGTATGAGTCAAGTAGCTACGCAGCAGGGGAGACAAGACCATTCATTGAAACAAATTGTTTTCTAATATTGTGCTAAAACacactatttaaaaaacacattatgtaaaaatcGGAAAGTGATCCATCGCCACCTCCtggacattttaatttaaatacgAAATAGGCTTGtgttaatatttatgttcatagggcgtgtttttaaaggaaaattttCTAATCAAAAGCTCAAATGATGCAGGTGAGACACCATTACCAGGAAATGTAGGCGATGACACGATCCActacaagaaaaaaatcataaataaaacacaaacgacTACATGGACCCCAGACAGTTTTCTTGTCTAACATTTAATAGCAAGACATTACATGCAGTTCAACTGATTTTATATGTAAAAGTGgggtttttaaaacaaaacaaaaatataaattaatacattaatttcgttaaaaaattagaaatgtgaaaaaaggctgattaatgtgttaaaaatcaagatgtcatattttgttatttgtttttatctgaTGCATATAAATTTGAAGTAACCTGTCCTACTATATAAACACAAGTCAGAGGCACGCTCAGTCAACGTGAAAAGGAAAGTTGTATTTCTGCAGTATAAGAAACAACCACTAGATGTCCCAATCACCCACTAACGTTTTTCTCAATTTCCAGAAAACCACAAATCAAACCATTTTTTTATCACAACATACGATTTCAAAGGAAACACAGTTGAGAATCCCagctgatatatatatatatatatgtgtgtaaaaAATATGGTCTTTGAATCAGAATGTTATTCTATCCGAGAGAGGCATCCTCAGAAATTACCACAACAGACAGATAAAGAGAGATTTCCATGTCTGACCCTGCAGAAATCATTTGCTCTTTGTTCTTCAGCTCAGGTCCTGccacagagaaaaaaacacagaacgCTGAAAACTAACAAATGATCATGATGGATGAAGCGTTAGGCCTTATGAGGGTATCAGTATCTCACTAGCACATCATCAAACATAATTCTCTCACTGTGATACAATGCATGCATAAACCAGCTCTAAGTTAATATTACCATTAACAAGTTCATGTTGTTAAGTGTAAATATCCAATCTTGTGAATGCCTGTTGTTGGCtggtataaacattaaaacagacaTGTGTTTTCTAGTACAACCAAATGATTTTAAGAGCTACATGCTGCATGATAACTCTAATGAAAAAAAGATGCTGCCAATTGTCTCATTTTGACCACAAAAGCTCAGCTGTTTGTGATCATCACTGgtttgaaaaataatttgaataccTTCACTATGTATTTTGGTCAAAATTATAggatatataatttaaaaatattgctACATTACCAATATTTCAACTCTTTTTGGAAGTTGACCTGAATTTTTGCATTAGACAAATACAGTCAGAGATGTGCAAAGATAAGAGATGAGAAAGATAGACACTACCAGAGGCTGGGAGTTCAATGTCAAAGGTCATTTTAAGGGTTTCTGGTAATTTAAGGATTATGTCCTTTTATGTCTTTTTGTAACTGatataatgacatttttgggggaaagaTAAAGAGTTCTTGTCCCTGTCCCACAAACCCTTACGATAGCCACCTACAGAACAATTTctctaaaacattaaaaaaataaaaaggaaaccGTCAAGAATAAAAAATAGGTCCGTGCTTTTAAAGACAGCACAAATCACAAATTGCAAATATATTACTTCAAATAATTAGTAGACATAAGCTATAATTTGTTATGTCAATAATCATAATTAACAAAATAAGATTACTTGCTGTTAAAAAATTCAAATAGTGAAGTTTACCATTTAAACCGTTTTAACCGTTTAAATGTGGAGGTTGAGGTTGTAAAAGACTAGGCAGTGACGTGGAATGATTTATATCTTAAACATAAGGACATTTTCAACAGGATGCTGTCTAATTATATGTCTTTGAAATGGTATAATCACACCACACTACATATTAATTAAGGTTGTTCACAAGGTTAAAACCTATATGTAATTGTAGTCTTAAACTAGCAACCctcattaaattcaaaatttctttaaaatgataagtATTGCGACCTTGTTGCCTCAAAATTAAAACCACCAAGAGTGAAACACACCCATTTCAGAAATGTTCTGGTGTTCGGGAGCACCGAGCATGTGATGACCACATTTATAACAAGTTACAGCAGAGGTTATTGGTAAACTTAGTCCCGTGCCTTATGTCACATGGTCAGAGGTCAGAGGGTAGTAATGGCGGTGATTAGCATGAAGCATGGCTGCCCATAAACCATGTGATGTCTAATAGTCTAAGTGATAAAGACAATTAATGACTAAACAATCAATTTATAATGACAACCACTATAAACAACTGAATTTAGATTTGACTGCTGTAGCAAACGAATTCACAGAAACAGACACACCTTAAAGTTAACATGTTAATTTGTTCCTTTTTTTTCCTgccatacatttacataatgcTATGAATATCTTTGAATGTTACGAAAGATATAACAAAAAGTGCAtcttaattgaaaaataaacagttctGCAGTCTGaacttgtaaaatattttatttgtccttTTGTCTCACACTAACAACTATTTGTTTTGGAGTGTGCTGCAAAACCCCTTTTGTGACACTGACAAACTattcaaatctgtatttttctgaaaaaattCAGCATGCAAATGCGACATGACACAGCACATTAAGTGTTTACAATGACACTTTCAACCTTTGCAAATCCATACTgcagaaatacacaaatgtttgttgtttgaaagCAACGGGCCTATGGGTCATGCGGTATATGTTTTCCTTAAGGCTCTATTCAAATATTGAGCCAGAAGATAAATTACTGTGTCTGTAGCTGACAGGTGCTGAAACATTTGAGAACAACACCTGTGCACAGCATAAGTTGAGCGCAGAACGGAAGAAAGATAGTTTAGTTCTCTAAATCTAGACTGAGAATAATTTCATATGTTGTGCcaacaaagaataaaaataaatatgtatccTTGAGCCAATGTTTAGTTAGATTCCAACAACACCAAATTCAGTGTATATGTTTTCTGTGAAGATATTCTGCCAGCAGAATCTGATGTCGCAAAGTGCTGTTGGTTTGGCGGTTTTCTTATACCTGCAGTTAGAATCCAAACAATGACAGAAGTTGTATAAGACCGAGAAACATTTCGTTTCTGCGCTGCATTATTCcgtataaaaattattttgagggACTATTTTAGATAATTTGGGTTAAACGATTTTTTAAACACACCCTGCATCATAACTCTAAACCTcataatatgatttattttaaatatgaccTGACCACTTATATATTAGATTATATAAAACTACCACACACAACCAAAAATGAGCCATCAAGCCATTTTCGATGCACTTTCTTTGGGCCAATCAGGATCTATTTTCCTTTAATTGGACATTCCTAAATATGTGAAGACATATTTACAActttatacatatatgtataagCAATTCCAAACATAGTGTCTGTAACAGAACAAACGGAGCAGAGCCAAAAATAGATAACATAACAATCAATATTGTCAGCAAAGacaattaaaatattaactataacaaataaagtaaataaccaaattatatattttccaCAAATTATATACATGTGTTCTGTGCTACGTCTTTCGGAACTGTGTACAACTTTATCAACAAATATTTGCTAATACCTGGCAAAACCTATTAGCTTTCATAAAATCCACATGAAATCTTGCATTAAAGCTTTAAATCTGGTGTTTGCATATCATCACAAATTGCAAAAAGACTCAATCTGAGCAATAAAAGATGATTAATACAAAACTGTATTTGTTCAACTtaatttcaacatgttttaacaaTGACCTTTTAAAAGCATGTATTagatttgagttttatttaagtttttgaAACTTACAAACAGCGAAAACTGATTTGATTTTGTAACCAGGCCAGTTTGCCATGCACTGTGAAGATCTTCCCAAGCGTTCAATGCTGCACACACAGGAAGGGT
Protein-coding regions in this window:
- the tbx2b gene encoding T-box transcription factor TBX2b; its protein translation is MRDPVFTGTAMAYHPFHAHRPTDFHMSAFLAAAQPSFFPALTLPPGALTKPIPDHTLAGAAEVGLHSALSHHHQAAHLRTLKSLEPEEEVEDDPKVTLEAKDLWDQFHKFGTEMVITKSGRRMFPPFKVRINGLDKKAKYILLMDIVAADDCRYKFHNSRWMVAGKADPEMPKRMYIHPDSPATGEQWMAKPVAFHKLKLTNNISDKHGFTILNSMHKYQPRFHIVRANDILKLPYSTFRTYVFPENDFIAVTAYQNDKITQLKIDNNPFAKGFRDTGNGRREKRKQLTLPSLRMYEDQCKVDRDGGESDASSSEAAAGRDAGHSPEPVSSPLTFNRSSREDKTCSDSEHELDNQDERCGGSSSPGPEPPSPFRSRCEERGREKPVLEKKDDYIDSRKSSDSIFSIRNLEKDKIESRPRKDTDLSKKDVENRGLSSSKDSFSPLMVQTESPSHFGAGHLQSLALSGLHSQQFFNPLNSGQPLLFHPGQFAMAPGAFTAMGMGHLLASVSGAGLENGSLSAQGTGGSASSFPFHLSQHMLASQGIPMPTFGGLFPYPYTYMAAAAAAASALPASSSTASSLSRNPFLSGSAHPRLRFNPYQLPVSIPKSTNLLTTGLPSGLNPSSESSKCCSRETSPVPDQHNHKPGVSQRTGSTKTTMKESINELQNIQRLVSGIESQRDTSSPRDSPK